One Brassica napus cultivar Da-Ae chromosome C2, Da-Ae, whole genome shotgun sequence DNA window includes the following coding sequences:
- the LOC106381453 gene encoding U-box domain-containing protein 52-like isoform X3, producing MWLPKANNGGKKETGKGSLAVAIDKDKGSQHALKWTIENLASRGQTISLIHVLSKSHSSSSSDIAEATPQQKQESEKLAQDLFVSFHCYCSRKEINCQDILLEDIDKVRAITEYVSSSAIENLVVGAASRNGFMRRFKTDLPTTVSKQAPDFCNVYVISKGKIASVRNASRPAPYKSSKQLSEFDNQHPTTPEQAPKHHDHSHSAGSTPSRPRRSVEYDSIRSPLVRRQGKQYGDLYDSDSDLSFISPSSHRDSHDISFISSGRPSVDRSSFTHDFPESGRSSRMSTSSEFKFSDPSFPNESSTFSEESGGTSSYSSQGVDDIEAEMKRLRLELKQTMDMYSTACKEALSARQQASALQKLRTEEERRLEEAKSSEEAAMSIVEKERAKAKAALEAAEAAKRLAEVEAKRRVTVEMTALKESDSFSHGFVRYRKYTVEEIEEATSNFDESKKVGEGGYGPVFRGYLDHTSVAVKVLRPDAAQGRSQFQKEVEVLSCIRHPNMVLLLGACPEFGILVYEYMAKGSLEDRLFMQGNTPPITWQLRFRIAAEIATGLLFLHQTKPEPIVHRDLKPANVLLDYNYVSKISDVGLARLVPAVAENVTQYRVTSAAGTFCYIDPEYQQTGMLGVKSDVYSLGIMLLQILTGKQPMGLTYYVEQAIEEGRLKDMLDPAVPDWPMEEAMSLAKLSLQCAELRRKDRPDLGKEILPELNRLRDIGEESLGNVFNAGRHGNSANTSQVSISSSSDPFVTSSESLPEESQS from the exons ATGTGGCTACCAAAAGCAAATAACGgaggaaagaaagaaacaggAAAAGGTTCATTAGCAGTTGCAATAGACAAAGACAAAGGAAGCCAACATGCTCTTAAATGGACCATCGAAAATCTTGCTTCTCGTGGCCAAACCATCTCTCTCATTCATGTCCTCTCCAAatcacattcttcttcttcttcag ATATTGCAGAAGCAACACCACAGCAGAAGCAGGAATCAGAGAAGTTAGCTCAAGATCTCTTCGTGTCCTTCCACTGTTACTGTTCCCGTAAAGAG ATAAACTGTCAAGACATATTACTTGAAGACATAGACAAAGTGAGAGCCATTACCGAATATGTTTCATCTTCCGCAATAGAAAACCTAGTCGTTGGAGCTGCATCACGTAATGGCTTCATGAG ACGATTCAAAACGGATTTGCCAACAACTGTATCAAAGCAAGCTCCAGATTTCTGCAATGTTTATGTCATTTCAAAAGGCAAGATTGCTTCAGTAAGAAATGCATCTCGTCCTGCTCCTTATAAAAGTTCAAAGCAGCTCTCTGAGTTTGACAATCAACACCCTACCACTCCTGAGCAAGCACCAAAACACCATGATCATAGCCATTCTGCAG GTAGTACGCCATCCAGGCCTCGTCGATCAGTTGAATATGATTCTATACG ATCACCGCTAGTGAGACGACAAGGCAAACAATATGGAGACTTATATGATTCAGATAGCGACCTTTCATTCATCAGTCCATCTTCACATAGAGACTCTCATGACATTTCCTTCATCAGCTCAGGGAGACCAAGCGTTGACCGCTCTTCCTTCACTCACGATTTTCCTGAATCTGGAAGGAGTTCAAGAATGTCAACAAGCTCAGAGTTTAAGTTCAGTGATCCTAGTTTCCCTAATGAATCATCTACATTCTCTGAAGAGAGTGGTGGAACATCTTCATATTCATCTCAAGGCGTG GATgatattgaagctgaaatgaAGAGGCTGCGTCTAGAGCTCAAACAAACCATGGATATGTATAGTACAGCCTGCAAAGAAGCTTTAAGTGCTAGACAACAG GCATCGGCCCTGCAAAAGCTCAGAACTGAAGAGGAAAGAAGGTTAGAAGAAGCAAAGAGTTCAGAGGAAGCAGCAATGTCAATAGTGGAAAAGGAGAGAGCTAAAGCCAAAGCAGCCTTGGAAGCTGCAGAAGCTGCAAAGAGATTAGCAGAAGTGGAAGCTAAGAGAAGAGTAACTGTAGAAATGACGGCTTTGAAAGAATCAGATTCATTCTCTCATGGATTTGTTCGGTATAGGAAATACACTGTTGAAGAAATAGAAGAAGCCACTTCAAATTTTGACGAGTCTAAAAAAGTTGGAGAAGGAGGCTATGGTCCTGTCTTTAGAGGCTATCTTGATCACACAAGTGTTGCTGTTAAAGTTCTACGTCCTGATGCAGCTCAAGGAAGATCACAGTTTCAAAAAGag gttgaagTGTTGAGCTGTATAAGGCATCCTAACATGGTGCTTCTTCTTGGAGCTTGTCCCGAATTTGGGATCCTTGTTTATGAATACATGGCAAAAGGAAGCTTAGAGGACAGACTTTTCATGCAAGGCAACACACCGCCAATTACTTGGCAGCTACGTTTCAGAATCGCTGCTGAGATAGCTACAGGACTACTCTTCCTCCATCAGACCAAACCTGAACCAATTGTCCACAGAGACCTTAAACCAGCAAACGTGCTCTTAGACTACAACTACGTCAGCAAGATCAGTGATGTAGGGCTAGCCAGATTAGTCCCTGCAGTAGCAGAGAACGTTACACAGTACCGAGTTACTTCAGCTGCAGGAACATTCTGTTACATTGATCCTGAGTATCAACAGACAGGAATGTTAGGCGTGAAATCAGATGTTTATTCACTAGGGATCATGCTGCTGCAGATCTTGACAGGGAAACAGCCAATGGGTTTGACTTATTACGTTGAACAAGCGATAGAAGAAGGGAGACTTAAGGATATGCTTGATCCAGCAGTACCGGATTGGCCTATGGAAGAAGCTATGTCGTTAGCTAAGCTTTCACTTCAATGTGCAGAGTTAAGAAGGAAAGATAGACCTGATCTTGGGAAAGAGATATTGCCTGAGCTTAATAGGTTAAGAGATATTGGTGAAGAGAGTCTAGGGAATGTGTTTAATGCAGGAAGGCACGGGAACTCTGCTAACACTAGCCAAGTCTCCATCTCATCATCT AGTGATCCTTTTGTAACGAGTTCAGAATCTCTACCTGAAGAATCTCAATCCTAG
- the LOC106381453 gene encoding U-box domain-containing protein 35-like isoform X2, which translates to MWLPKANNGGKKETGKGSLAVAIDKDKGSQHALKWTIENLASRGQTISLIHVLSKSHSSSSSGSKHFSHSSFIRVLLDGKNPKFCFFYAVDIAEATPQQKQESEKLAQDLFVSFHCYCSRKEINCQDILLEDIDKVRAITEYVSSSAIENLVVGAASRNGFMRRFKTDLPTTVSKQAPDFCNVYVISKGKIASVRNASRPAPYKSSKQLSEFDNQHPTTPEQAPKHHDHSHSAGSTPSRPRRSVEYDSIRSPLVRRQGKQYGDLYDSDSDLSFISPSSHRDSHDISFISSGRPSVDRSSFTHDFPESGRSSRMSTSSEFKFSDPSFPNESSTFSEESGGTSSYSSQGVDDIEAEMKRLRLELKQTMDMYSTACKEALSARQQASALQKLRTEEERRLEEAKSSEEAAMSIVEKERAKAKAALEAAEAAKRLAEVEAKRRVTVEMTALKESDSFSHGFVRYRKYTVEEIEEATSNFDESKKVGEGGYGPVFRGYLDHTSVAVKVLRPDAAQGRSQFQKEVEVLSCIRHPNMVLLLGACPEFGILVYEYMAKGSLEDRLFMQGNTPPITWQLRFRIAAEIATGLLFLHQTKPEPIVHRDLKPANVLLDYNYVSKISDVGLARLVPAVAENVTQYRVTSAAGTFCYIDPEYQQTGMLGVKSDVYSLGIMLLQILTGKQPMGLTYYVEQAIEEGRLKDMLDPAVPDWPMEEAMSLAKLSLQCAELRRKDRPDLGKEILPELNRLRDIGEESLGNVFNAGRHGNSANTSQVSISSSSDPFVTSSESLPEESQS; encoded by the exons ATGTGGCTACCAAAAGCAAATAACGgaggaaagaaagaaacaggAAAAGGTTCATTAGCAGTTGCAATAGACAAAGACAAAGGAAGCCAACATGCTCTTAAATGGACCATCGAAAATCTTGCTTCTCGTGGCCAAACCATCTCTCTCATTCATGTCCTCTCCAAatcacattcttcttcttcttcaggttctaaacacttctcacaTTCATCATTTATTAGGGTTCTTCTCGACGGAAAGAAccctaagttttgttttttttatgctGTAGATATTGCAGAAGCAACACCACAGCAGAAGCAGGAATCAGAGAAGTTAGCTCAAGATCTCTTCGTGTCCTTCCACTGTTACTGTTCCCGTAAAGAG ATAAACTGTCAAGACATATTACTTGAAGACATAGACAAAGTGAGAGCCATTACCGAATATGTTTCATCTTCCGCAATAGAAAACCTAGTCGTTGGAGCTGCATCACGTAATGGCTTCATGAG ACGATTCAAAACGGATTTGCCAACAACTGTATCAAAGCAAGCTCCAGATTTCTGCAATGTTTATGTCATTTCAAAAGGCAAGATTGCTTCAGTAAGAAATGCATCTCGTCCTGCTCCTTATAAAAGTTCAAAGCAGCTCTCTGAGTTTGACAATCAACACCCTACCACTCCTGAGCAAGCACCAAAACACCATGATCATAGCCATTCTGCAG GTAGTACGCCATCCAGGCCTCGTCGATCAGTTGAATATGATTCTATACG ATCACCGCTAGTGAGACGACAAGGCAAACAATATGGAGACTTATATGATTCAGATAGCGACCTTTCATTCATCAGTCCATCTTCACATAGAGACTCTCATGACATTTCCTTCATCAGCTCAGGGAGACCAAGCGTTGACCGCTCTTCCTTCACTCACGATTTTCCTGAATCTGGAAGGAGTTCAAGAATGTCAACAAGCTCAGAGTTTAAGTTCAGTGATCCTAGTTTCCCTAATGAATCATCTACATTCTCTGAAGAGAGTGGTGGAACATCTTCATATTCATCTCAAGGCGTG GATgatattgaagctgaaatgaAGAGGCTGCGTCTAGAGCTCAAACAAACCATGGATATGTATAGTACAGCCTGCAAAGAAGCTTTAAGTGCTAGACAACAG GCATCGGCCCTGCAAAAGCTCAGAACTGAAGAGGAAAGAAGGTTAGAAGAAGCAAAGAGTTCAGAGGAAGCAGCAATGTCAATAGTGGAAAAGGAGAGAGCTAAAGCCAAAGCAGCCTTGGAAGCTGCAGAAGCTGCAAAGAGATTAGCAGAAGTGGAAGCTAAGAGAAGAGTAACTGTAGAAATGACGGCTTTGAAAGAATCAGATTCATTCTCTCATGGATTTGTTCGGTATAGGAAATACACTGTTGAAGAAATAGAAGAAGCCACTTCAAATTTTGACGAGTCTAAAAAAGTTGGAGAAGGAGGCTATGGTCCTGTCTTTAGAGGCTATCTTGATCACACAAGTGTTGCTGTTAAAGTTCTACGTCCTGATGCAGCTCAAGGAAGATCACAGTTTCAAAAAGag gttgaagTGTTGAGCTGTATAAGGCATCCTAACATGGTGCTTCTTCTTGGAGCTTGTCCCGAATTTGGGATCCTTGTTTATGAATACATGGCAAAAGGAAGCTTAGAGGACAGACTTTTCATGCAAGGCAACACACCGCCAATTACTTGGCAGCTACGTTTCAGAATCGCTGCTGAGATAGCTACAGGACTACTCTTCCTCCATCAGACCAAACCTGAACCAATTGTCCACAGAGACCTTAAACCAGCAAACGTGCTCTTAGACTACAACTACGTCAGCAAGATCAGTGATGTAGGGCTAGCCAGATTAGTCCCTGCAGTAGCAGAGAACGTTACACAGTACCGAGTTACTTCAGCTGCAGGAACATTCTGTTACATTGATCCTGAGTATCAACAGACAGGAATGTTAGGCGTGAAATCAGATGTTTATTCACTAGGGATCATGCTGCTGCAGATCTTGACAGGGAAACAGCCAATGGGTTTGACTTATTACGTTGAACAAGCGATAGAAGAAGGGAGACTTAAGGATATGCTTGATCCAGCAGTACCGGATTGGCCTATGGAAGAAGCTATGTCGTTAGCTAAGCTTTCACTTCAATGTGCAGAGTTAAGAAGGAAAGATAGACCTGATCTTGGGAAAGAGATATTGCCTGAGCTTAATAGGTTAAGAGATATTGGTGAAGAGAGTCTAGGGAATGTGTTTAATGCAGGAAGGCACGGGAACTCTGCTAACACTAGCCAAGTCTCCATCTCATCATCT AGTGATCCTTTTGTAACGAGTTCAGAATCTCTACCTGAAGAATCTCAATCCTAG
- the LOC106381453 gene encoding U-box domain-containing protein 52-like isoform X1, producing the protein MWLPKANNGGKKETGKGSLAVAIDKDKGSQHALKWTIENLASRGQTISLIHVLSKSHSSSSSDIAEATPQQKQESEKLAQDLFVSFHCYCSRKEINCQDILLEDIDKVRAITEYVSSSAIENLVVGAASRNGFMRRFKTDLPTTVSKQAPDFCNVYVISKGKIASVRNASRPAPYKSSKQLSEFDNQHPTTPEQAPKHHDHSHSAGLITSLTKNQKCILRICSYFVFHWFLPTGSTPSRPRRSVEYDSIRSPLVRRQGKQYGDLYDSDSDLSFISPSSHRDSHDISFISSGRPSVDRSSFTHDFPESGRSSRMSTSSEFKFSDPSFPNESSTFSEESGGTSSYSSQGVDDIEAEMKRLRLELKQTMDMYSTACKEALSARQQASALQKLRTEEERRLEEAKSSEEAAMSIVEKERAKAKAALEAAEAAKRLAEVEAKRRVTVEMTALKESDSFSHGFVRYRKYTVEEIEEATSNFDESKKVGEGGYGPVFRGYLDHTSVAVKVLRPDAAQGRSQFQKEVEVLSCIRHPNMVLLLGACPEFGILVYEYMAKGSLEDRLFMQGNTPPITWQLRFRIAAEIATGLLFLHQTKPEPIVHRDLKPANVLLDYNYVSKISDVGLARLVPAVAENVTQYRVTSAAGTFCYIDPEYQQTGMLGVKSDVYSLGIMLLQILTGKQPMGLTYYVEQAIEEGRLKDMLDPAVPDWPMEEAMSLAKLSLQCAELRRKDRPDLGKEILPELNRLRDIGEESLGNVFNAGRHGNSANTSQVSISSSSDPFVTSSESLPEESQS; encoded by the exons ATGTGGCTACCAAAAGCAAATAACGgaggaaagaaagaaacaggAAAAGGTTCATTAGCAGTTGCAATAGACAAAGACAAAGGAAGCCAACATGCTCTTAAATGGACCATCGAAAATCTTGCTTCTCGTGGCCAAACCATCTCTCTCATTCATGTCCTCTCCAAatcacattcttcttcttcttcag ATATTGCAGAAGCAACACCACAGCAGAAGCAGGAATCAGAGAAGTTAGCTCAAGATCTCTTCGTGTCCTTCCACTGTTACTGTTCCCGTAAAGAG ATAAACTGTCAAGACATATTACTTGAAGACATAGACAAAGTGAGAGCCATTACCGAATATGTTTCATCTTCCGCAATAGAAAACCTAGTCGTTGGAGCTGCATCACGTAATGGCTTCATGAG ACGATTCAAAACGGATTTGCCAACAACTGTATCAAAGCAAGCTCCAGATTTCTGCAATGTTTATGTCATTTCAAAAGGCAAGATTGCTTCAGTAAGAAATGCATCTCGTCCTGCTCCTTATAAAAGTTCAAAGCAGCTCTCTGAGTTTGACAATCAACACCCTACCACTCCTGAGCAAGCACCAAAACACCATGATCATAGCCATTCTGCAGGTTTGATTACTTCCttaacaaaaaaccaaaaatgtaTTCTCAGAATCTGTTCTTATTTTGTGTTTCATTGGTTTTTGCCAACAGGTAGTACGCCATCCAGGCCTCGTCGATCAGTTGAATATGATTCTATACG ATCACCGCTAGTGAGACGACAAGGCAAACAATATGGAGACTTATATGATTCAGATAGCGACCTTTCATTCATCAGTCCATCTTCACATAGAGACTCTCATGACATTTCCTTCATCAGCTCAGGGAGACCAAGCGTTGACCGCTCTTCCTTCACTCACGATTTTCCTGAATCTGGAAGGAGTTCAAGAATGTCAACAAGCTCAGAGTTTAAGTTCAGTGATCCTAGTTTCCCTAATGAATCATCTACATTCTCTGAAGAGAGTGGTGGAACATCTTCATATTCATCTCAAGGCGTG GATgatattgaagctgaaatgaAGAGGCTGCGTCTAGAGCTCAAACAAACCATGGATATGTATAGTACAGCCTGCAAAGAAGCTTTAAGTGCTAGACAACAG GCATCGGCCCTGCAAAAGCTCAGAACTGAAGAGGAAAGAAGGTTAGAAGAAGCAAAGAGTTCAGAGGAAGCAGCAATGTCAATAGTGGAAAAGGAGAGAGCTAAAGCCAAAGCAGCCTTGGAAGCTGCAGAAGCTGCAAAGAGATTAGCAGAAGTGGAAGCTAAGAGAAGAGTAACTGTAGAAATGACGGCTTTGAAAGAATCAGATTCATTCTCTCATGGATTTGTTCGGTATAGGAAATACACTGTTGAAGAAATAGAAGAAGCCACTTCAAATTTTGACGAGTCTAAAAAAGTTGGAGAAGGAGGCTATGGTCCTGTCTTTAGAGGCTATCTTGATCACACAAGTGTTGCTGTTAAAGTTCTACGTCCTGATGCAGCTCAAGGAAGATCACAGTTTCAAAAAGag gttgaagTGTTGAGCTGTATAAGGCATCCTAACATGGTGCTTCTTCTTGGAGCTTGTCCCGAATTTGGGATCCTTGTTTATGAATACATGGCAAAAGGAAGCTTAGAGGACAGACTTTTCATGCAAGGCAACACACCGCCAATTACTTGGCAGCTACGTTTCAGAATCGCTGCTGAGATAGCTACAGGACTACTCTTCCTCCATCAGACCAAACCTGAACCAATTGTCCACAGAGACCTTAAACCAGCAAACGTGCTCTTAGACTACAACTACGTCAGCAAGATCAGTGATGTAGGGCTAGCCAGATTAGTCCCTGCAGTAGCAGAGAACGTTACACAGTACCGAGTTACTTCAGCTGCAGGAACATTCTGTTACATTGATCCTGAGTATCAACAGACAGGAATGTTAGGCGTGAAATCAGATGTTTATTCACTAGGGATCATGCTGCTGCAGATCTTGACAGGGAAACAGCCAATGGGTTTGACTTATTACGTTGAACAAGCGATAGAAGAAGGGAGACTTAAGGATATGCTTGATCCAGCAGTACCGGATTGGCCTATGGAAGAAGCTATGTCGTTAGCTAAGCTTTCACTTCAATGTGCAGAGTTAAGAAGGAAAGATAGACCTGATCTTGGGAAAGAGATATTGCCTGAGCTTAATAGGTTAAGAGATATTGGTGAAGAGAGTCTAGGGAATGTGTTTAATGCAGGAAGGCACGGGAACTCTGCTAACACTAGCCAAGTCTCCATCTCATCATCT AGTGATCCTTTTGTAACGAGTTCAGAATCTCTACCTGAAGAATCTCAATCCTAG